The Cronobacter sakazakii genome has a window encoding:
- a CDS encoding glycoside hydrolase family 38 C-terminal domain-containing protein, which produces MVKKKVYVVPHCHWDAEWYFTCEDSHILLVENMDYLLDLLEKDADFPSYTFDGLAIVLDDYLKERPENTSRIHALIRQRRLFVGPWYTQCDSLLIRTESLIRNLQYGIRTATQFGHSMNVGYLPDIFGQHAWLPAFFTDAGIDYCVLQRGIYTDQLRGDLNFYWRAPNQKSIATNYLYYGYGPGKFLSAKPDYLQHRLLPILEQLSVMNRHTDKLLLPCGGDQVLPNARYPQTVNALNQRGLPYQFVMSDYESYMRETWRDGEFTHVIEGELFACQKSRIHRTCHSTRYDIKRQTWETEHLLIDKLEPLTVMASLLGIHWPQPLMASLWKTLFCAHAHNGIEATNADPVNQNIKQRLISVERSALSLINLLKKKISHAISLQSEQRNILVVFNSDISPLDSLVQAVVFTKDKQVSLRRGGKPVACTVLEQRRLDGGQQVIVTAQGEKLETVEGYYRSVILFRADGLHGLGYQTWLIDEQTASPSLTLSHEETIENTRLRISLHQGVLSLENRGTGQRIDNLLTFVDCGDDGDEFDFAPVEHEQPVSVSTFTLIACETSPMVSRMTLETTLVLPKDMQQRRNAAPTQPMTIQTTLELRQHENYVRVQHHLVNEAHDHRLRVHIRTPVKAPDYAFADQGYALLRRETRSRYVNGWREQGFVEKPVPVYTLENCVALRDDNHLFAAITKGIKEYEVLPDEDVLALTLFRSVGLLGKDDTPWRPGRASGINNKIVDTPDAQMLQPMTFDYALMMDSGIDDAALFNACKQYREHYLSYQLQQLNTFEERLERFTIPLPEKGLAPAFTWLTQNNPAIQMSMCKPGDGEHTVIIRLFNPGDTPQTVELASPFTCRIYRLSLLEEIQETVKDNPTIAAKDYLTLAIHLMQDHSHE; this is translated from the coding sequence ATGGTCAAAAAAAAGGTGTATGTCGTTCCCCACTGCCATTGGGACGCTGAATGGTATTTTACCTGCGAGGACTCACATATTCTGCTGGTCGAGAATATGGATTATTTGCTGGATCTGCTGGAAAAAGATGCGGATTTTCCAAGCTATACGTTTGACGGCCTGGCGATCGTGCTCGATGACTACCTCAAAGAACGCCCGGAAAATACATCGCGCATTCATGCGTTGATACGTCAGCGGCGGCTTTTTGTGGGTCCCTGGTATACACAATGCGACTCGTTGCTGATACGCACGGAATCACTGATCCGTAATTTGCAGTACGGCATTCGCACCGCGACACAGTTTGGCCATTCAATGAATGTTGGTTATTTACCGGATATTTTCGGCCAGCATGCCTGGTTGCCCGCCTTTTTTACGGACGCCGGTATCGATTACTGCGTTCTGCAAAGAGGGATTTATACGGATCAGCTTCGTGGCGATCTCAATTTTTACTGGCGGGCACCAAACCAGAAATCCATCGCCACCAACTATCTCTATTATGGTTATGGGCCTGGTAAGTTTTTGTCCGCTAAACCTGATTATTTACAGCACCGCCTCCTGCCTATTCTTGAACAGTTGAGCGTGATGAACCGCCATACCGATAAGCTGCTCTTACCCTGTGGCGGCGATCAGGTGTTGCCCAACGCCCGGTATCCGCAAACGGTAAACGCCTTAAACCAGCGCGGATTGCCTTATCAGTTCGTTATGTCTGACTATGAGAGCTATATGCGTGAAACCTGGCGTGACGGTGAATTTACCCACGTGATTGAGGGGGAGCTGTTCGCCTGTCAGAAATCCCGCATTCACCGAACCTGCCACTCAACGCGTTATGACATTAAACGCCAGACCTGGGAAACCGAGCATCTGCTGATCGATAAACTTGAACCGCTCACCGTTATGGCTTCATTACTGGGTATTCACTGGCCGCAACCGTTAATGGCCTCGCTCTGGAAAACCCTGTTTTGCGCACATGCTCATAACGGTATTGAGGCGACCAATGCCGACCCGGTCAATCAGAACATTAAACAGCGGCTCATCAGCGTGGAACGCTCTGCGCTGAGCCTGATTAATCTGCTGAAAAAGAAAATCAGCCACGCCATTAGTCTGCAGTCCGAGCAACGCAATATTCTGGTGGTTTTTAACAGTGATATCAGCCCGCTGGATAGCCTGGTTCAGGCTGTTGTGTTCACGAAAGATAAACAGGTTTCGCTGCGACGTGGTGGCAAACCCGTCGCCTGTACGGTGCTGGAACAACGAAGACTGGATGGCGGCCAGCAGGTCATCGTGACCGCGCAGGGCGAAAAGCTGGAAACGGTGGAAGGCTATTATCGCAGCGTTATTCTTTTCAGGGCTGATGGCCTTCACGGGCTGGGTTATCAGACATGGCTCATTGATGAACAAACGGCGAGCCCGTCACTGACCCTGAGCCACGAAGAGACCATTGAAAATACACGCTTGCGAATCTCACTTCATCAGGGCGTACTCTCGCTGGAAAACCGCGGTACCGGCCAACGTATCGACAATCTTCTGACCTTCGTTGACTGCGGGGATGATGGCGATGAATTCGATTTTGCGCCTGTGGAGCATGAGCAGCCTGTAAGCGTCAGCACCTTTACGCTTATAGCCTGCGAAACGAGCCCGATGGTGTCGCGCATGACGCTGGAAACCACGCTTGTGCTGCCCAAAGATATGCAGCAACGACGGAATGCGGCACCGACACAGCCCATGACCATCCAAACGACGCTGGAACTCCGCCAGCATGAAAACTATGTGCGTGTGCAGCATCATCTGGTCAACGAGGCTCATGACCATCGTCTTCGCGTGCATATCAGAACACCGGTGAAAGCCCCCGATTACGCCTTTGCCGATCAGGGCTACGCCTTACTGCGTCGCGAGACCCGGAGCCGTTACGTAAACGGCTGGCGAGAGCAAGGTTTTGTTGAGAAACCCGTGCCTGTTTACACCCTGGAAAACTGCGTGGCGTTACGCGATGACAACCATCTCTTCGCGGCTATCACCAAAGGCATCAAAGAGTATGAAGTTTTACCGGACGAAGACGTACTGGCGCTGACGTTATTTCGAAGCGTCGGCTTGCTTGGGAAAGACGATACGCCGTGGCGACCTGGCCGGGCGTCAGGCATCAATAATAAAATCGTCGACACACCGGATGCTCAAATGCTGCAGCCGATGACGTTTGATTATGCGCTGATGATGGATAGCGGAATCGACGATGCCGCCTTATTTAATGCGTGCAAACAGTATCGTGAGCACTATCTGAGCTATCAATTGCAGCAGCTCAATACCTTTGAAGAACGCCTGGAGCGTTTCACTATCCCGCTACCGGAAAAAGGCCTCGCCCCGGCGTTCACCTGGCTCACACAGAATAATCCAGCCATTCAGATGAGCATGTGTAAGCCCGGCGATGGAGAACACACCGTTATCATCAGGTTATTCAACCCTGGCGACACGCCGCAGACCGTCGAGCTCGCTTCTCCTTTTACCTGCAGAATTTATCGGCTGTCACTGCTGGAAGAAATTCAGGAAACGGTGAAAGACAACCCGACTATCGCCGCGAAAGACTATCTGACGCTGGCCATACACCTTATGCAGGATCACAGCCATGAGTAG
- a CDS encoding class I mannose-6-phosphate isomerase yields MSSASYDKFPEVAVSGYANHAAQGWPAVVKKVRERLPPAEKTVLVIDCYPGVRLEELAERFFPGLNATLVLNVETARRDERELQSLLAYNLTNDRVFGVISCHQLTDFFDEAKLTALRERVDAISTGLVIVYGSGAALVHDGDMLIYADMPRWEIQQRMRRGELGNWGADNQHEDMLRRYKRAYFIEWRVFDRHKTPLLKRADFLLDTTLANQPAIVSGYAFRAGLEQLTTRPFRVVPFFDPGVWGGQWMKRTFDLDPSMPNYAWCFDCVPEENSLFLRFGTVRTEIPAQDLVLLYPRPLLGENVHARFGAEFPIRFDMLDTIGGQNLSLQVHPVTDYIQQQFGMHYTQDESYYILDAEPDAVVYLGVQTGTQPVQMVDALRRAARGEKAFDDARFVNPIPAHKHDHFLIPAGTVHGAGAGTMVLEISATPYIFTFKLWDWGRLGMDGLPRPVHLEHGAQVIDWERDTQWVRRHLVNQAEPRAGGDGWREERTGLHEREFIETRRHWFDKPVLHHTHGTVNVLNLVEGAEALVESPNGTFEPFVVHYAETFIVPAAAGAYRISPFGKGIGQQLATIKAWVRG; encoded by the coding sequence ATGAGTAGCGCGTCGTATGACAAATTTCCGGAAGTTGCAGTTTCCGGTTATGCGAATCACGCCGCGCAGGGCTGGCCAGCAGTAGTGAAAAAAGTGCGCGAACGGCTCCCGCCCGCTGAGAAAACGGTATTGGTTATCGACTGTTACCCCGGCGTGCGTCTTGAGGAGCTGGCGGAGCGCTTTTTCCCTGGCCTCAATGCAACCCTGGTTCTCAACGTGGAAACCGCTCGCCGCGATGAGCGGGAACTTCAGTCTTTACTGGCTTACAACCTTACGAACGATCGCGTTTTCGGCGTGATCTCCTGCCACCAGCTCACTGACTTTTTTGATGAGGCGAAACTCACTGCGCTGCGGGAACGGGTCGATGCAATAAGTACAGGCCTGGTTATTGTCTATGGCTCTGGCGCGGCGCTGGTACATGACGGCGATATGCTGATCTATGCCGATATGCCGCGCTGGGAGATCCAGCAGCGTATGCGCCGGGGCGAGCTTGGCAACTGGGGCGCGGATAACCAGCACGAAGATATGCTTCGTCGCTACAAGCGTGCTTACTTTATCGAATGGCGTGTCTTCGATCGCCACAAAACGCCACTGCTAAAACGCGCCGATTTTCTGTTAGATACCACGCTTGCGAATCAACCCGCCATCGTCAGCGGTTACGCGTTCCGCGCAGGCCTGGAGCAACTGACAACGCGGCCTTTCCGGGTAGTGCCGTTTTTTGACCCCGGCGTCTGGGGCGGACAGTGGATGAAGCGCACATTTGATCTCGATCCATCCATGCCCAATTACGCCTGGTGCTTTGACTGCGTGCCAGAAGAAAACAGCCTGTTCCTGCGTTTTGGCACGGTGCGAACAGAAATTCCTGCACAGGATCTGGTGCTGCTTTACCCACGGCCTTTGCTTGGTGAAAACGTTCATGCGCGCTTCGGTGCTGAGTTTCCGATTCGCTTTGACATGCTGGATACCATCGGCGGCCAGAATCTCAGCCTCCAGGTTCATCCGGTGACGGACTATATTCAGCAGCAGTTCGGCATGCATTACACCCAGGATGAAAGCTACTACATTCTCGATGCGGAACCGGACGCAGTGGTTTATCTCGGCGTCCAGACCGGGACGCAGCCTGTGCAGATGGTTGATGCACTCAGACGCGCCGCGCGTGGAGAGAAAGCCTTTGACGATGCCCGGTTCGTTAACCCGATCCCCGCCCATAAACACGATCATTTCCTGATCCCGGCAGGAACGGTACATGGCGCAGGCGCGGGAACGATGGTGCTTGAGATAAGCGCCACGCCGTATATTTTTACCTTCAAACTCTGGGACTGGGGACGCCTCGGTATGGATGGCCTTCCCCGCCCCGTACATCTTGAGCACGGGGCGCAGGTGATCGACTGGGAAAGGGATACACAATGGGTGCGCCGCCATCTGGTGAACCAGGCAGAACCTCGCGCTGGCGGCGACGGCTGGCGAGAAGAGCGTACTGGCCTGCATGAGCGCGAGTTTATCGAAACCCGGAGACACTGGTTTGATAAACCGGTACTGCATCATACCCATGGCACCGTTAACGTGCTTAATCTCGTCGAGGGTGCCGAAGCGTTAGTGGAGAGCCCCAATGGCACGTTTGAGCCGTTCGTGGTGCATTACGCCGAAACCTTTATCGTCCCGGCGGCAGCAGGTGCCTACCGCATCTCTCCCTTTGGCAAAGGGATCGGGCAGCAACTGGCGACGATAAAAGCCTGGGTGAGAGGATGA
- a CDS encoding LysR family transcriptional regulator encodes MNLALLPDIAVFVQVVESGSFSAAARKLGTTPSSVSRSVSRLERELGCKLLVRTTRKLRLSEAGNGVFQRAASMMDAARDVMARGGTASQSPQGRVTLGVPKAVGRFVIHPLMEEFLTRYPQVDICLRLEDRYMDLIDDEVDLALRITDSPSPGLYGKPLMPIEHLLCATPDYLARHGTPETPQALRHHSCISLGETAADARWKFRRDGKSVVVQTHGRYAANHTGVRLDAVKRHLGIGSLPRFTASDALAAGEIVQVLPEWEFISSYSGRLWLLWSTSRHMPAKIRALIDYLTEKLS; translated from the coding sequence ATGAATTTAGCCCTTCTGCCCGATATCGCGGTTTTCGTTCAGGTGGTGGAGAGCGGCAGCTTCTCCGCCGCCGCGCGCAAGCTCGGCACCACGCCCTCTTCCGTCAGCCGCAGCGTCTCTCGCCTGGAGCGCGAGCTGGGCTGCAAGCTGCTGGTGCGCACCACGCGCAAATTGCGCCTCAGCGAGGCGGGCAACGGCGTGTTTCAGCGCGCCGCCAGTATGATGGATGCCGCCCGCGATGTGATGGCCCGGGGCGGTACCGCCTCACAGTCACCACAGGGGCGCGTCACGCTTGGCGTGCCGAAAGCGGTGGGCCGTTTTGTGATCCATCCGCTAATGGAAGAGTTTCTGACGCGCTACCCGCAGGTGGATATCTGCCTGCGTCTGGAAGACCGGTATATGGATCTGATCGATGATGAGGTGGATCTGGCGCTGCGTATTACCGATTCCCCTTCTCCCGGCCTGTACGGCAAACCGCTGATGCCAATAGAGCATCTGCTGTGCGCCACGCCGGACTATCTCGCGCGCCACGGCACGCCGGAAACGCCGCAGGCATTACGTCATCACAGCTGCATCAGCCTGGGTGAAACGGCGGCGGACGCGCGCTGGAAGTTTCGTCGCGACGGGAAAAGCGTGGTGGTGCAGACGCACGGGCGGTACGCCGCCAACCATACCGGCGTGCGGTTGGACGCCGTGAAGCGCCATCTGGGCATCGGCAGCCTGCCGCGTTTTACCGCCAGCGACGCGCTGGCGGCAGGCGAGATAGTGCAGGTGCTGCCGGAGTGGGAGTTTATCAGCAGCTATTCCGGCAGGCTCTGGCTGCTGTGGTCCACGAGCCGTCATATGCCTGCCAAAATCCGGGCGCTCATCGACTACCTGACGGAAAAGCTCAGTTAA
- the rihC gene encoding ribonucleoside hydrolase RihC, whose protein sequence is MTKTPIILDTDPGIDDAVAIAAALFSPELDLQLITTVAGNVSVEKTTRNALQLLHFWNADVPVAQGAATPLVRPLRDAASVHGESGMEGYEFVEHDRLALDVPAFQAIYERLTAATEPLTLVTIGPLTNIALLLTHYPACKAKIKRLVMMGGSAGRGNFTPNAEFNIAIDPEAAARVFDSGIEIVMCGLDVTNQAVLTPDYLAALPSLNRTGKMLHALFSHYRSGSMTTGLRMHDLCAIAWLVKPELFTLKPCFVAVETRGDYTAGTTVVDIEGKLNQPANVQVALSIDVAAFRDWVAQTLTLAP, encoded by the coding sequence ATGACAAAAACGCCGATTATTCTCGATACCGATCCCGGTATTGACGATGCCGTGGCTATCGCCGCCGCGCTGTTTTCACCAGAGCTTGATTTACAGCTCATCACTACCGTCGCAGGCAATGTGTCCGTCGAGAAAACGACACGCAACGCGCTGCAACTGCTGCATTTCTGGAATGCTGATGTGCCGGTGGCGCAGGGTGCCGCCACGCCGCTGGTGCGCCCGCTGCGCGATGCCGCGTCGGTGCATGGCGAATCGGGGATGGAAGGCTACGAATTTGTCGAACACGACCGGCTGGCGCTCGACGTTCCGGCGTTTCAGGCGATTTACGAACGCCTGACGGCCGCCACGGAGCCGCTGACGCTCGTCACCATCGGGCCTCTGACCAATATCGCGCTGCTGCTGACGCACTATCCGGCATGTAAAGCGAAAATCAAACGGCTGGTAATGATGGGCGGTTCGGCAGGGCGCGGCAACTTTACCCCCAACGCCGAATTTAATATCGCCATCGATCCGGAGGCTGCCGCGCGGGTGTTTGACAGTGGCATTGAGATTGTGATGTGCGGGCTGGATGTCACCAACCAGGCTGTGCTGACGCCTGATTATCTCGCGGCGTTGCCCTCGCTTAACCGCACCGGGAAAATGCTGCATGCGCTGTTCAGCCATTACCGCAGCGGCAGCATGACGACGGGCCTGCGTATGCACGATCTCTGCGCTATCGCCTGGCTGGTTAAGCCTGAACTGTTTACGCTCAAACCCTGTTTCGTGGCGGTAGAGACGCGTGGCGACTACACGGCGGGCACCACGGTGGTGGATATTGAAGGCAAGTTAAACCAGCCTGCGAATGTGCAGGTCGCGCTCAGTATCGACGTGGCTGCGTTTCGCGACTGGGTTGCACAAACGCTCACGCTTGCGCCTTAA
- the ispH gene encoding 4-hydroxy-3-methylbut-2-enyl diphosphate reductase, with amino-acid sequence MQILLANPRGFCAGVDRAISIVENALAIYGAPIYVRHEVVHNRYVVDSLRERGAIFIEQISEVPDGAILIFSAHGVSQAVRNEAKSRDLTVFDATCPLVTKVHMEVARSSRRGEEAILIGHAGHPEVEGTMGQYSNPEGGMYLVESPEDVWKITVKDENNLSFMTQTTLSVDDTSEVIDALRSRFPKIVGPRKDDICYATTNRQEAVRALAEQADVVLVVGSKNSSNSNRLAELAQRMGKTAYLIDDANDIQEAWVQNAACVGVTAGASAPDILVQNVITRLKALGGSDAHELTGREENIVFEVPKELRIDAREVQ; translated from the coding sequence ATGCAGATCCTGTTGGCTAACCCGCGCGGCTTCTGCGCAGGCGTGGACCGCGCTATCAGCATTGTGGAAAACGCGCTGGCGATTTATGGCGCGCCTATCTACGTTCGCCATGAAGTGGTCCATAACCGTTACGTGGTGGACAGCCTGCGCGAGCGCGGCGCGATTTTTATCGAGCAAATCAGCGAAGTGCCGGATGGCGCGATCCTGATTTTCTCCGCCCACGGCGTTTCTCAGGCAGTACGCAATGAAGCGAAAAGCCGCGATCTGACGGTGTTTGACGCCACCTGCCCGCTGGTGACCAAAGTGCATATGGAAGTGGCGCGATCCAGCCGCCGCGGTGAAGAAGCCATTCTTATCGGCCACGCCGGGCACCCGGAAGTGGAAGGCACGATGGGCCAGTACAGCAACCCGGAAGGGGGCATGTACCTGGTGGAGTCGCCGGAAGATGTCTGGAAAATTACCGTGAAGGATGAGAATAATCTCTCCTTTATGACCCAGACGACGCTGTCGGTGGACGACACTTCCGAAGTGATCGACGCGCTGCGCAGCCGTTTCCCGAAAATCGTCGGGCCGCGTAAAGACGATATCTGCTACGCCACCACCAACCGTCAGGAAGCGGTGCGTGCGCTGGCGGAGCAGGCGGACGTCGTGTTAGTGGTGGGGTCGAAAAACTCCTCTAACTCCAACCGTCTGGCGGAGCTGGCACAGCGCATGGGCAAAACGGCGTATCTTATCGACGACGCCAACGACATTCAGGAAGCCTGGGTGCAGAACGCCGCCTGTGTCGGCGTGACCGCGGGCGCCTCGGCACCGGATATTCTGGTGCAGAACGTCATTACGCGCCTCAAAGCGCTTGGCGGCAGCGACGCCCACGAGCTGACCGGTCGCGAAGAAAACATCGTTTTCGAAGTGCCGAAGGAGCTGCGCATCGACGCGCGCGAAGTGCAGTAA
- the fkpB gene encoding FKBP-type peptidyl-prolyl cis-trans isomerase: protein MSTSIQSNSAVLVHFTLKLEDGSTAESSRNSGKPALFRLGDGSLSQGLERELLGLHAGDKKAFTLLPEDAFGTPSPDLIQYFSRREFIDAGEPDIGAIMLFTAMDGSEMPGVIREINGDSITVDFNHPLAGHTLHFDIDVLEIDPALESSDADPVG from the coding sequence ATGTCTACATCCATACAGAGCAACAGCGCGGTGCTTGTGCACTTTACGCTGAAGCTTGAAGACGGCTCCACGGCGGAGTCCAGCCGCAACAGCGGCAAACCCGCGCTGTTTCGCCTGGGCGACGGCTCGCTGTCGCAGGGCCTGGAGCGCGAGTTGCTCGGCCTGCATGCCGGCGACAAAAAAGCGTTTACGCTCCTGCCGGAAGACGCGTTCGGTACGCCAAGCCCGGATCTCATCCAGTACTTCTCCCGCCGCGAGTTTATCGACGCGGGCGAGCCGGATATCGGGGCTATCATGCTCTTTACCGCAATGGACGGCAGCGAAATGCCGGGCGTCATCCGTGAAATTAACGGCGACTCCATCACCGTGGATTTCAACCATCCGCTCGCCGGGCATACCCTTCATTTTGATATAGACGTGCTGGAGATCGATCCGGCGCTGGAGAGTTCTGATGCAGATCCTGTTGGCTAA
- the lspA gene encoding signal peptidase II, protein MSKPILSTGLRWLWLVVVVLIVDLGSKALILQHFALGETVSLFPSLNLHYARNYGAAFSFLADKGGWQRWFFAGIAIGICVLLVVMMYRAKASQKLNNIAYALIIGGALGNLFDRLWHGFVVDMIDFYVGDWHFATFNLADTAICIGAALVVLEGFLPSKQKATA, encoded by the coding sequence ATGAGTAAACCGATTCTTTCAACCGGTCTGCGCTGGCTGTGGCTGGTAGTGGTCGTGCTGATTGTCGATCTGGGTAGCAAGGCGTTAATCCTCCAGCATTTCGCGCTGGGGGAAACCGTCTCGCTGTTCCCGTCGCTCAATCTGCATTATGCGCGCAACTACGGCGCGGCGTTCAGCTTCCTCGCGGACAAAGGCGGCTGGCAGCGCTGGTTCTTCGCCGGTATCGCTATCGGTATCTGCGTGCTGCTGGTGGTCATGATGTATCGCGCGAAGGCGAGTCAGAAGCTCAACAACATTGCTTACGCGCTGATTATTGGCGGCGCGCTGGGCAATCTGTTTGACCGTCTGTGGCACGGCTTCGTGGTCGATATGATCGACTTCTATGTCGGCGACTGGCACTTCGCGACGTTCAATCTGGCCGATACCGCCATTTGTATCGGCGCGGCGTTAGTGGTGCTGGAAGGCTTCCTGCCTTCTAAACAGAAAGCCACGGCGTAA